The sequence AATATTAACCTGTCTTGATATTTTCTCGCGCCGGAATGGAGAAAAAAACTTAATACTCCTGGTAATCGGTGATGATATATACCGTCAGAATACCAGGTATGTATTCGGACTATCACGCCCTGCAACTGGAACTGCTGTGATATCTTCAGCACGACTTAAAAATGAATATTGGGGTCTCCCTTCTGATGAAATGATGTTAGTAGACCGATTATCACGGGAAGGTGCTCATGAACTTGGTCATTTACTCCATCTTGATCATTGTGATAATCCATCCTGTATTATGGCAAATCCTCTAACACTGGATGATCTTGATAAT comes from Methanospirillum hungatei and encodes:
- a CDS encoding archaemetzincin family Zn-dependent metalloprotease, whose protein sequence is MNILIFWDRGAPAGLEIPVYRIISQILDIPASVCESPVLYNGFDRTRNQFDASEILTCLDIFSRRNGEKNLILLVIGDDIYRQNTRYVFGLSRPATGTAVISSARLKNEYWGLPSDEMMLVDRLSREGAHELGHLLHLDHCDNPSCIMANPLTLDDLDNKKSMLCPLCLGKIQRSPITVSI